From the Kogia breviceps isolate mKogBre1 chromosome 3, mKogBre1 haplotype 1, whole genome shotgun sequence genome, one window contains:
- the PPP2R3C gene encoding serine/threonine-protein phosphatase 2A regulatory subunit B'' subunit gamma isoform X1, with protein sequence MDWKEILRRRIAMPSTGPNKKKSEQELKDEEMDLFTKYYSEWKGGRKNTNEFYKTIPRFYYRLPAEDEVLLQKLREESRAVFLQRKSRELLDNEELQNLWFLLDKHQTPPMIGEEAMINYENFLKVGEKAGPKCKQFFAAKVFAKLLHTDSYGRISIMQFFNYVMRKVWLHQTRIGLSLYDVAGQGYLRESDLENYILELIPTLPQLDGLEKSFYSFYVCTAVRKFFFFLDPLRTGKIKIQDILACSFLDDLLELRDEELSKESQETNWFSAPSALRVYGQYLNLDKDHNGMLSKEELSRYGTATMTNVFLDRVFQECLTYDGEMDYKTYLDFVLALENRKEPAALQYIFKLLDIENKGYLNVFSLNYFFRAIQELMKIHGQDPVSFQDVKDEIFDMVKPKDPLKISLQDLINSNQGDTVTTILIDLNGFWTYENREALVANDNENSADLDDT encoded by the exons ATGGACTGGAAAGAAATTCTTCGCCGGCGGATAGCGATGCCCAGCACTGGTCCAAACA aaaaaaaaagtgaacaagaattaaaagatgaagaaatggattTATTTACCAAGTATTACTCAGAATGGAAAGGAGGtagaaaaaacacaaatgaattcTATAAGACCATTCCCCGGTTTTATTATAGG CTGCCAGCTGAAGATGAAGTCTTACTACAGAAATTAAGAGAAGAATCCAGAGCCGTCTTTCTGCAAAGGAAAAGCAGGGAACTGTTAGATAATGAAGAATTACAG AACTTATGGTTTTTGCTGGACAAGCACCAGACACCACCCATGATTGGAGAGGAAGCAATGattaattatgaaaattttttaaaggttggtGAAAAAGCTGGACCAAAGTGCAA gCAATTTTTCGCAGCAAAAGTCTTTGCTAAACTCCTTCATACAGATTCTTATGGAAGAATTTCCATCATGCAGTTCTTTAATTATGTCATGAGAAAAg TTTGGCTTCATCAGACAAGAATAGGCCTCAGTTTATATGATGTTGCTGGACAAGGGTATCTTCGGGAATCT GATTTAGAAAACTACATATTGGAACTTATCCCTACTTTGCCACAATTAGATGGGCTGGAAAAATCTTTTTACTCCTTTTATGTTTGTACAGCAGTTAGgaagttcttcttctttttagacCCTCTAAGAACAG GGAAGATAAAAATTCAAGATATTTTAGCATGCAGCTTCCTAGATGATTTATTGGag TTAAGGGATGAGGAACTGTCCAAGGAGAGTCAAGAAACAAATTGGTTTTCTGCTCCTTCTGCCTTACGGGTATATG GCCAATATTTGAATCTTGATAAGGATCACAATGGCATGCTCAGTAAAGAAGAACTCTCCCGCTACGGAACAGCAACCATGACCAATGTCTTCTTAGACCGTGTTTTCCAGGAGTGTCTCACTTATGATGGAGAAATG GACTATAAGACCTACCTGGATTTTGTTCTTGCATTAGAAAACCGAAAAGAACCTGCAGCTCtgcaatatattttcaaattgctTGACATTGAGAACAAAGGATATCTGAATGTCTTTTCccttaattatttctttagg GCCATACAAGAACTAATGAAAATCCATGGACAGGATCCTGTTTCATTTCAAGACGTCAag GATGAAATCTTTGACATGGTAAAACCAAAGGATCCTTTGAAAATCTCTCTTCAGGATTTAATCAACAGTAATCAAGGAGACACAGTCACCACCATTCTAATTGATCTGAATGGCTTCTGGACTTACGAGAATAGAGAAGCCCTTGTtgcaaatgataatgaaaactccGCAGACCTTGATGATACATGA
- the PPP2R3C gene encoding serine/threonine-protein phosphatase 2A regulatory subunit B'' subunit gamma isoform X2, whose amino-acid sequence MIGEEAMINYENFLKVGEKAGPKCKQFFAAKVFAKLLHTDSYGRISIMQFFNYVMRKVWLHQTRIGLSLYDVAGQGYLRESDLENYILELIPTLPQLDGLEKSFYSFYVCTAVRKFFFFLDPLRTGKIKIQDILACSFLDDLLELRDEELSKESQETNWFSAPSALRVYGQYLNLDKDHNGMLSKEELSRYGTATMTNVFLDRVFQECLTYDGEMDYKTYLDFVLALENRKEPAALQYIFKLLDIENKGYLNVFSLNYFFRAIQELMKIHGQDPVSFQDVKDEIFDMVKPKDPLKISLQDLINSNQGDTVTTILIDLNGFWTYENREALVANDNENSADLDDT is encoded by the exons ATGATTGGAGAGGAAGCAATGattaattatgaaaattttttaaaggttggtGAAAAAGCTGGACCAAAGTGCAA gCAATTTTTCGCAGCAAAAGTCTTTGCTAAACTCCTTCATACAGATTCTTATGGAAGAATTTCCATCATGCAGTTCTTTAATTATGTCATGAGAAAAg TTTGGCTTCATCAGACAAGAATAGGCCTCAGTTTATATGATGTTGCTGGACAAGGGTATCTTCGGGAATCT GATTTAGAAAACTACATATTGGAACTTATCCCTACTTTGCCACAATTAGATGGGCTGGAAAAATCTTTTTACTCCTTTTATGTTTGTACAGCAGTTAGgaagttcttcttctttttagacCCTCTAAGAACAG GGAAGATAAAAATTCAAGATATTTTAGCATGCAGCTTCCTAGATGATTTATTGGag TTAAGGGATGAGGAACTGTCCAAGGAGAGTCAAGAAACAAATTGGTTTTCTGCTCCTTCTGCCTTACGGGTATATG GCCAATATTTGAATCTTGATAAGGATCACAATGGCATGCTCAGTAAAGAAGAACTCTCCCGCTACGGAACAGCAACCATGACCAATGTCTTCTTAGACCGTGTTTTCCAGGAGTGTCTCACTTATGATGGAGAAATG GACTATAAGACCTACCTGGATTTTGTTCTTGCATTAGAAAACCGAAAAGAACCTGCAGCTCtgcaatatattttcaaattgctTGACATTGAGAACAAAGGATATCTGAATGTCTTTTCccttaattatttctttagg GCCATACAAGAACTAATGAAAATCCATGGACAGGATCCTGTTTCATTTCAAGACGTCAag GATGAAATCTTTGACATGGTAAAACCAAAGGATCCTTTGAAAATCTCTCTTCAGGATTTAATCAACAGTAATCAAGGAGACACAGTCACCACCATTCTAATTGATCTGAATGGCTTCTGGACTTACGAGAATAGAGAAGCCCTTGTtgcaaatgataatgaaaactccGCAGACCTTGATGATACATGA